From one Streptomyces sp. Q6 genomic stretch:
- the thiE gene encoding thiamine phosphate synthase: protein MADTQRARLADARLYLCTDARKRQGDLPEFLDAVLASGVDIVQLRDKGMEAGEELEHLAVFADAARRHGKLFAVNDRADVAHATGADVLHLGQGDLPVPAARAILGEDVLIGRSTHADAEAAAAAVQDGVDYFCTGPCWPTPTKPGRYAPGLDLVRYTAGLGTDRPWFAIGGIDLGHLDEVLEAGARRVVVVRAITEADDPGAAAAEFAKRMRTA from the coding sequence ATGGCGGACACCCAGCGTGCCCGGCTCGCCGATGCCCGGCTCTACCTGTGCACGGACGCGCGCAAGCGCCAGGGCGATCTGCCGGAGTTCCTCGACGCCGTCCTCGCGAGCGGCGTGGACATCGTGCAGCTGCGCGACAAGGGCATGGAGGCCGGCGAGGAGCTGGAGCACCTCGCCGTGTTCGCCGACGCGGCCCGCCGCCACGGCAAGCTCTTCGCGGTGAACGACCGGGCGGACGTCGCCCACGCCACCGGCGCGGACGTGCTGCACCTGGGCCAGGGCGACCTGCCCGTGCCTGCCGCCCGCGCGATCCTCGGCGAGGACGTCCTGATCGGCCGCTCCACGCACGCCGACGCGGAGGCCGCCGCGGCCGCCGTGCAGGACGGCGTGGACTACTTCTGCACCGGCCCCTGCTGGCCCACCCCCACCAAGCCCGGCCGGTACGCGCCCGGTCTCGACCTCGTGCGGTACACGGCGGGCCTCGGCACCGACCGCCCCTGGTTCGCCATCGGCGGCATCGACCTGGGCCATCTCGACGAGGTCCTGGAGGCCGGCGCCCGTCGCGTCGTCGTCGTACGGGCCATCACCGAGGCCGACGATCCGGGCGCCGCGGCGGCCGAGTTCGCGAAGCGCATGCGCACGGCGTGA
- a CDS encoding Rv2175c family DNA-binding protein has translation MTEIDAKIDALVPDWLTLPDIAEQLGIEVTRVRQLVKEGQLIAVRRGENRALHVPADFIDGDKIVKGLVGLLTVLRDDGFSDEEMLEWLFTPDATLPGTPAQALSENRGTEVKRRAQALAV, from the coding sequence GTGACCGAGATTGACGCAAAGATCGATGCTCTCGTCCCCGACTGGCTCACCCTCCCCGACATCGCCGAGCAGTTGGGCATCGAGGTGACGCGTGTACGACAGCTGGTGAAGGAAGGCCAGCTGATCGCCGTACGCCGTGGTGAGAACAGGGCACTGCACGTGCCCGCCGACTTCATCGACGGCGACAAGATCGTCAAGGGGCTCGTCGGCCTCCTGACGGTCCTGAGGGACGACGGCTTCAGCGACGAAGAGATGCTGGAGTGGCTCTTCACCCCCGACGCGACCCTGCCGGGCACGCCCGCGCAGGCACTGAGCGAGAATCGCGGCACGGAGGTGAAGCGCCGCGCCCAGGCGCTCGCCGTCTGA
- a CDS encoding NAD(P)/FAD-dependent oxidoreductase yields the protein MAGVQTAVALREQGFAGAVTLIGAEPHQPYDRPPLSKAVLLGKAEGSAFDVDFEALGVTLDLGREVTGLRPGDHELDTARGPVPYDVLVVATGAEPIRLPGAEAVPGVHLLRTLDDAERLRPVLAEQQDVVVVGAGWIGAEFATAAREAGCRVTVVEAAERPLAGALPAEIAAPMARWYADAGARLRTGARVERVETGEVVLDDGTRLPAGAVVVGIGARPATRWLAGSGITLGDHREVVADERLRTSVPDVYAVGDCASFPSARYAERLLVHHWDNALQGPRTVAANIIGETPAVYDPVPYFWSEQFGRFVQYAGHHGAADTTVWRGDPAGAAWSVCWLRDGALVAVLAVGKPRDLAQGRKLIEAGTVLDPERLADPARPLKGAVA from the coding sequence ATGGCCGGCGTGCAGACCGCCGTGGCGCTGCGCGAACAGGGCTTCGCCGGTGCCGTCACGCTGATCGGCGCGGAACCCCATCAGCCCTACGACCGGCCGCCGTTGTCCAAGGCCGTGCTGCTCGGCAAGGCCGAGGGCTCCGCCTTCGACGTCGACTTCGAGGCCCTCGGCGTCACGCTCGACCTGGGCCGTGAGGTGACCGGCCTGCGCCCCGGCGACCACGAACTGGACACCGCGCGGGGCCCGGTCCCGTACGACGTCCTGGTCGTCGCGACGGGCGCCGAACCGATCCGTCTGCCGGGCGCGGAAGCCGTCCCCGGAGTGCATCTGCTGCGCACCCTGGACGACGCCGAGCGGCTGCGGCCCGTCCTCGCCGAGCAGCAGGACGTCGTGGTCGTGGGGGCCGGCTGGATCGGCGCCGAGTTCGCCACCGCCGCCCGTGAGGCCGGCTGCCGGGTCACCGTCGTGGAGGCGGCCGAGCGGCCGCTGGCCGGTGCGCTGCCCGCGGAGATCGCCGCCCCCATGGCGCGCTGGTACGCGGACGCCGGGGCCCGGCTGCGCACCGGCGCGCGCGTGGAGCGCGTCGAGACCGGCGAGGTGGTCCTGGACGACGGGACGCGGCTCCCGGCCGGCGCCGTCGTCGTCGGCATCGGCGCCCGCCCCGCCACCCGCTGGCTGGCCGGCTCCGGCATCACGCTGGGCGACCACCGCGAGGTCGTGGCCGACGAGCGGCTGCGCACGTCCGTGCCCGACGTGTACGCGGTGGGGGACTGCGCCTCGTTCCCCTCGGCGCGCTACGCGGAGCGCCTGCTCGTGCACCACTGGGACAACGCGCTCCAGGGGCCCCGCACGGTCGCGGCCAACATCATCGGTGAGACACCCGCCGTGTACGACCCGGTGCCCTACTTCTGGTCCGAGCAGTTCGGCCGCTTCGTCCAGTACGCGGGCCACCACGGCGCCGCGGACACCACGGTGTGGCGCGGCGACCCGGCCGGCGCCGCCTGGTCGGTGTGCTGGCTGCGGGACGGCGCCCTGGTCGCGGTCCTCGCCGTCGGCAAGCCCCGCGACCTCGCCCAGGGCCGCAAGCTCATCGAGGCGGGCACGGTCCTCGACCCGGAGCGACTGGCCGATCCGGCCCGCCCGCTCAAGGGCGCGGTGGCCTGA